From Candidatus Cybelea sp.:
CCGCGCTCCAAGACGTCGAGAATTCCGCGCGCATGATCTTCGACCCACAGCCAGTCGCGGATCTGTAATCCATCACCGTAGACGGGAACGCGCCGGTCGTCAAGCAGGTTGGTAATGAAGAGCGGGACGATCTTCTCAGGAAATTGATTCGGCCCGTAGGTGTTGCTGCCGCGGGTGATGACGACCGGCGATGCGTACGTCGCGTGATACGCCAGCGCGAGCAGATCGCCCGCCGCTTTGCTGGCCGCGTACGGACTGCGGGGCCGCAGCGGATCGCTTTCGCGCGACGCACCTTCGGGGACGTGCCCGTAGACTTCGTCGGTCGAGACTTGAAGCATGCGCGGTACTCTTTGGGCGCGCAAGGCTTCGAGGAGAACGTGCGTTCCGAGGGCGTCGGTGCGGACGAAGTCTCGTGCGTCGGCGATCGAACGGTCGACGTGGGTCTCGGCGGCGAAGTTCACCAACGCCTCCGCGCCGGAGCCGATCGCCTCGCGTACTGCCGCGGGGTCGCAGATGTCCCCCTTGATGAAGCGATATCGCGGATTGCCTTGCACGTCCGGCAGATTTTTGGGATTGGCGGCGTAGGTCATCGCATCGAGATTGACGACCTCCACGTTTGGACGCTCGCGCAGCACGAGGCGAACGAAGTGCGATCCGATGAAGCCCAAGCCTCCGGTGACAACCCAGCGCATTGCGCGCGGCATTCGGTGCTCCGCCGGAAAATCTTAGGGAGTCTTTTACGATTGGGCGGCCACGAGCGCGATGAGCTGGCGCCGCGACGTCAGGTCGAAACGATCGAAGATCGCGGCGATGTGGGTCTCGACGGTGCGTTCGCCGATGAAGAGGCGCGCCGCGATCTCGCGATTGCTCAGGCCGCCGGCCGCCAGTTGCGCGACCTCCAACTCGCGCGGCGTAAGGCGGTCGCCCGCGGCTCGGTGACGCGCCCGTCGCCGAGCGGAATCCAGCTCGCGGAGCTGCCGATGATAACCGAGCCGCAGGTAGATTTCCCGCGCCTGGGCGTGCCGGCCCGCGACCTCGAGCGCCGCGGCTCGTTCCCAAGGCCAGCCGATCGCTTCGAATTCCGCTGCGGCTCGCAACGCGAGCGACTTCGCAAGCGCCGGCTGCCGTTGCCGGCGGGCAACACGTGCGTCGAAGAGCGCGAGGTGGGCGCGCGCCGATAAGTGTGCCTCGTCGCCGGCCGCTGCCGCGAGCAGTGCGCGTGCCTTCTCCCGCTCGGTGCGCTGCTCGCCGGCGCCCACCTGATCGATCAGCCACAGCGAGAGATCTGCCGACGAGATGGCGGCGATCGCCCGCGTTCGCAATCTCTGCGCCTCGCTCGTCTGCCCGGTCGAATCGAGATAGGCAGCGAGCGCGCCCGACAACAGTCCGATGTTTTGCGTCTCGCGGGATTCGAACGCGGCCGCGACGGCGTCGTCGAATGCGCTTCGATCGAACGGAAGCTCTTCGTCCGCGAGATAGGCGAGCCTGATCTCCATCGCGACCTGCGCGGTCTGCGCGAGCACCATTTCGGAGACCGCCTGGCGTCCGCGCGCGTGCGTGGCGCGCGCCGCGCCGATATCCCCGCTCATCAGGCGCGCCGACGCCAATCCCTGGTTCGCGAGCATGCCAATTTTCCCGAACTCGTCGATCGGAAGGAGCTCGACGGATTCACCGTAGGCGCCCAGCGCGCGCTCCGTATAACCGGTCGCCAGCGCCCGGCTGGCATAGTTGCTCAAGGCCCACGTGAGCTGCTCGGGATCGCCGACCTCGCGCGCGATCGCGACCGCGCGTTCGTAATCCTCGAAGGCGGTTCGCAAACGTGCCGTCGTTGCCCGTACGAGCGCGCGCACCATGTGAAAATCGCGGCGCTGCGAGGGCGGCGGCCGGCCGGGTAAGAGCGCCGCTCGCTGCAGCTGCGCGTCGGCCTCCTGCAAACGTCCTTGCAGCGCGGCGAAGTGCGCGAGCGTCACGTGCGCGTCGAACGCGATCGCGCCGCCTCCCTCGCAGAGCTGCAGGGAGCGCGCAATGGCCCGCGACGCGTCGTGCGGGCGCGCGTACTCGAAGTATCTGCGGGCCAGCCGTGTCGCGAGCGACGCCGCTTTGCGCCGATCGCCCCGCGCCTCGTAGGCGTCGACGGAGCGCTCGAGATAGAGACACGATTCGGCGAGGTTGCCGCCGATCGAGAGCGCGCGAGAGTACTTCTCGTAGAGGGCGGCAACGTCCGCGCCCGGCTCGGCGCGCATGCGTGCCGCCCGACCGTACGCGTCTTGCGCGTCGCGGTGCGCGTTGCGCGCTGCCGCGTGATCGCCGGCCAGTTCGTAGGCGCGGGTTGCGCGTGCGCTTTCGCCCGCGGCGCTCCAGTGAAAAGCGATCTGCCCGGGGTCGGCCGGCCATTTGGCGCGCTCCAAGAGGGCTGCCAGCTCGCGATGCGTCATTTGCCGCTGCGCTTGCAGCAGTTCGCGATAGAGGATTTCGCGCGTAAGCGCGTGCCGAAATGCGAAGAGTCCGCTGCCTTCGATCTCGCGCACGAGCTGCAGGTCCCGCGCCCCGATGAGCGCGGCCGCAACGCCGCGCTCATCTCGTTTCGTGAGTTCGGCGAGCAGCACCGGCGAGAACGTTTGGCCGATCACCGAGGCTTGCAGCAGCGTATCTCGATCGTCGCGAGGGAGGCGCTCGAAACGCGCGAGGATTCCCGCGCGAATGCTCAGCGGCACCGCATCGAAGGACGCCGGGGCATCGAGCGCCACCGTGCTGCTGACCAGTTCCTCGGCGAAGTATGGTTTGCCCTCGGCGAGCGCGCTGATGCGTTCGACCTGGTGCGAACGGTGCGGTGATTCGAGCGGCAGCAATAGCGCGACCAGACGATGCATGTCGTCGCGGCCCAGCGGGTCGACGTTGACGCGGCGCGCTCCGTTTCGCAGCAATGTGTTGAGCGCGTCGAGCCGCGCGTGGTCGCGTTCGAGGTCGTCGGAACGCACGGTAGCGATCGCGAGGACCGGTGCCGCTCCGAACCGGCGTGCGAAAAACGCGAGAAACTCCAAGGTTGCAAAATCCGCCCAGTGGAGGTCTTCGAGCAGCACGAGGATGGGAAGCTGCGTCGAGGCGAGGGCAGCGCTCGCCGCAACAAAGGCCCGATATCGCTTCGCCTCGGAGGCCGCTCCGCTGCCCGAGAGCTCCTCGCCGGTCTCGAATGGCGCTGGGAGCGCGAGGGCGGAAAAGATCTCGCGTAACGGCGCAAAAGGCGGGCAGAGACCATCGGCGCACGTACCAAGCGCGACGCGCGCGCCGTCGGTCGCCACCCTCGCACCGAAATCGTCGAGCAGGCGCGTTTTCCAACGCCTGCCTCGCCCCACAGCAAAAGGAAGCTCGCGCGACCGTCGTCGCGGACTCGCTGGTAAACCTCCTCGAGCTCGGCCAGCACGGACTCTCGGCCGATGAGCGGGCTCCGAGCTCGGGCGGCGTTTCCTCCGTACACGCCCCGATGCACGACTCCGATAGCTTCCGTATGCTAGTGCAGAAAATCTTTCAACGGAGGAAACCACTTTGAGTATTACTACCGCGCCGCTCGATCCGGAGAAGCTTCACGCCGCCGTGCTGCGCTTTCTCGGCGACGTCGGCAGCGCGATAAGCGCGGTCGCGGTCGTCACCGGCGATCGTCTGGGGCTCTACAAGGCACTGGCGGAAAACGGGCCGCAAACCTCAGAGGATCTGGCGAAAGCGACGAAAACGCACGAGCGTTACATTCGGGAATGGCTGGCAAACCAAGCCGCATCGGGCTACATCACGTACGATGCCGGAACGCAGCGTTTCTCTCTGCCGGCGGAGCACGTTCCGGTACTCGCCGACGACGATAGCGAGGTAAACATGTGCGGCCTCTTTGCGATGGCGCAGCCGCTGTTCGCCGACGAACCAGCGATCACCGAAGCGTTTCGCAGCGGAAAGGGTGTCGGCTGGCACGAGCACGATTCGCGCCTGTACGGACTGACGAATCGTGTCTTCCGCAATGGGTATGCGGCGCATCTAGTCGCCGACTGGATCCCGGCGCTCGAAGGGGTGGAGGCAAAGCTGCGGCTCGGTGCGACCGTCGCCGACCTCGGCTGCGGGTACGGCAGCTCGACGATCATGATGGCCGAGGCCTACCGGATGTCCCGATTCATCGGCTATGACTACCACGCCGCTTCGATCGAGGCCGCCCGCAAGGCCGCCAAGCGAGCCGGCGTCGCAGACCGGGTCAGCTTCGAGGTCGGAACCGCCGAGACGATGCCTCAGGGGCAGTTCGACCTGATCTGCTGCTTCGATTGCGTCCACGATATGGGCGATCCGGTCGGAGTGCTTGCCGGCGCGCGCCGCGCGCTCAAGGCCAACGGCACGCTGTTGATCGTCGAACCCTACGCCGGGGACGCGCTCGAGCAGAACCTCAATCCGATCGGCCGGATCTTTTACGGCGCCTCGACGATGCTCTGCACGCCGGCGTCGCTCGCTCAAGAGGTGGGCTTGGCGATGGGGGCGCAAGCAGGCGAGGCGGCGATCCGCAAGGTGGTCACCGGCGCCGGGTTTTCGCACTTCCGGCGGGCGTCCGAGACCCCATTCAACCTGATCTACGAAGCCCGCCCGTAGCCCTCTTGGACTCTAGGAGTCGGTCGGGTTATGCCAAATTCTCGTCTCTGCGCCGCGTTTTGTCGGAATACGTCGTTGCTCTTCGCTCGCAAAGCGCTGCTTTTGTCGCTCATCGCGCCTCGTCTTCGAACAAAATTCGGCGCCAAATCCGAAAATTGCCATAACCCGACAGACTCCTAGGAGCCGCGCGGTTCGCGTGCTATAATCGCGCGGTTGTCCTACTCCACCCGGCAGGGAGGCTGGGTGTCTATGGCTCCAAAGAGGACCCCCGGTCAGGATGGGCGGAGGTCGGGAGCCAGAAAGGTTATCTCATGAGCGTCGTCACCATGCGCGAGCTTCTGGAGGCGGGCGTCCATTTCGGACACCAGACCCGCCGCTGGAACCCGAAGATGAAGCCGTACATCTTCCAAGAGCGCAACGGTATCTATATCATCGACCTCGCGCTGACCGTGCAGAAGCTGCGGGAGACCTACGAGGCCGTTAGGGACCTCGCGCGCGCGGGCCGGGTCATTCTCTTCGTCGGCACCAAGAAGCAGGCACAAGACGTCGTTCGCGAAGAGGCCGAGCGCGCGGGCACGTATTTCATCAACCAGCGTTGGTTGGGAGGCACGCTGACCAACTTCGCGACGATTCAGAAGCGGATCGCCCGTTTGCGTGAGCTCGAGAATATGAAGCTTCAGGGCGACTTCGAACGCCTGCCCAAGAAAGAGGTCGCGAACCTTCAAGACGAGATGAACCGCTTAGAGCGCTTCCTCGGCGGCATCAAAGACATGCACCGCCTGCCCGATGCAATCTTCGTGGTCGATCCGAAGAAAGAACGCATCGCGGTACTCGAAGCCCGCAAGCTGAAAATCCCGATTATCGCGGTGATCGACACAAACTGCGATCCTGACGAGATCGACTATCCGATTCCCGGCAACGATGACGCGATCCGCGCCGTCAAGCTGATGGTCGGCAAGATCGCCGACGCGATCATCGAGGGGAAGACGGAGAGCGAGAGCGCCTACGATCAAGGAGCCTATGAGGAGCCGGCGCCGTCGTACGGCGAGGAAGCTGCCCCAACGATGGCGGAGGCGGGACGTTGATCTCCTATCAGCCCAAAGCCGATGAGATCAAA
This genomic window contains:
- the rfbB gene encoding dTDP-glucose 4,6-dehydratase, with protein sequence MPRAMRWVVTGGLGFIGSHFVRLVLRERPNVEVVNLDAMTYAANPKNLPDVQGNPRYRFIKGDICDPAAVREAIGSGAEALVNFAAETHVDRSIADARDFVRTDALGTHVLLEALRAQRVPRMLQVSTDEVYGHVPEGASRESDPLRPRSPYAASKAAGDLLALAYHATYASPVVITRGSNTYGPNQFPEKIVPLFITNLLDDRRVPVYGDGLQIRDWLWVEDHARGILDVLERGETGRAYNLGGGTPMTNMELTRLLVEGCGRSMERHVEHVTDRLGHDRRYAIDSSRLHSLGWQPRVPFAEGIARTIDWYRRNEAWWRPLKAAPA
- the rpsB gene encoding 30S ribosomal protein S2, which codes for MSVVTMRELLEAGVHFGHQTRRWNPKMKPYIFQERNGIYIIDLALTVQKLRETYEAVRDLARAGRVILFVGTKKQAQDVVREEAERAGTYFINQRWLGGTLTNFATIQKRIARLRELENMKLQGDFERLPKKEVANLQDEMNRLERFLGGIKDMHRLPDAIFVVDPKKERIAVLEARKLKIPIIAVIDTNCDPDEIDYPIPGNDDAIRAVKLMVGKIADAIIEGKTESESAYDQGAYEEPAPSYGEEAAPTMAEAGR
- a CDS encoding LuxR C-terminal-related transcriptional regulator: MVSSVERFSALAYGSYRSRASGRVRRKRRPSSEPAHRPRVRAGRARGGLPASPRRRSRELPFAVGRGRRWKTRLLDDFGARVATDGARVALGTCADGLCPPFAPLREIFSALALPAPFETGEELSGSGAASEAKRYRAFVAASAALASTQLPILVLLEDLHWADFATLEFLAFFARRFGAAPVLAIATVRSDDLERDHARLDALNTLLRNGARRVNVDPLGRDDMHRLVALLLPLESPHRSHQVERISALAEGKPYFAEELVSSTVALDAPASFDAVPLSIRAGILARFERLPRDDRDTLLQASVIGQTFSPVLLAELTKRDERGVAAALIGARDLQLVREIEGSGLFAFRHALTREILYRELLQAQRQMTHRELAALLERAKWPADPGQIAFHWSAAGESARATRAYELAGDHAAARNAHRDAQDAYGRAARMRAEPGADVAALYEKYSRALSIGGNLAESCLYLERSVDAYEARGDRRKAASLATRLARRYFEYARPHDASRAIARSLQLCEGGGAIAFDAHVTLAHFAALQGRLQEADAQLQRAALLPGRPPPSQRRDFHMVRALVRATTARLRTAFEDYERAVAIAREVGDPEQLTWALSNYASRALATGYTERALGAYGESVELLPIDEFGKIGMLANQGLASARLMSGDIGAARATHARGRQAVSEMVLAQTAQVAMEIRLAYLADEELPFDRSAFDDAVAAAFESRETQNIGLLSGALAAYLDSTGQTSEAQRLRTRAIAAISSADLSLWLIDQVGAGEQRTEREKARALLAAAAGDEAHLSARAHLALFDARVARRQRQPALAKSLALRAAAEFEAIGWPWERAAALEVAGRHAQAREIYLRLGYHRQLRELDSARRRARHRAAGDRLTPRELEVAQLAAGGLSNREIAARLFIGERTVETHIAAIFDRFDLTSRRQLIALVAAQS
- a CDS encoding methyltransferase domain-containing protein, giving the protein MSITTAPLDPEKLHAAVLRFLGDVGSAISAVAVVTGDRLGLYKALAENGPQTSEDLAKATKTHERYIREWLANQAASGYITYDAGTQRFSLPAEHVPVLADDDSEVNMCGLFAMAQPLFADEPAITEAFRSGKGVGWHEHDSRLYGLTNRVFRNGYAAHLVADWIPALEGVEAKLRLGATVADLGCGYGSSTIMMAEAYRMSRFIGYDYHAASIEAARKAAKRAGVADRVSFEVGTAETMPQGQFDLICCFDCVHDMGDPVGVLAGARRALKANGTLLIVEPYAGDALEQNLNPIGRIFYGASTMLCTPASLAQEVGLAMGAQAGEAAIRKVVTGAGFSHFRRASETPFNLIYEARP